In Lactiplantibacillus pentosus, the sequence TTGCATTACCACCGCTTGCGGGGTTACACCACACGCCCAGAAAACTGGTATTTCCCCGTTATAAATTGGAACTGAATCCCCAAAATCAGGCTTTGACAAATCAGTGATTCCAAGTGACTCTGGTTGTCCAACTTGGATTGGCATTCCGTGTACTTGCGGTAGCCGTTCTGTAATTGCAATGGCCTGAGCAATTTGGTTGGCAGGAATTGGTCGCATACTGACAACCACATTACCGTGGAATCGTCCCGCCGGAGTTGTTTTAATATTAGTCGTATACATTGGGACATTTTTCTTCAACGTAATATGTCTCATTTCAATACCGTTTTCTAATAAGGCTGACTCAAATGAAAAACTACAGCCAATCAGAAACGTCACAAAATCCGATTGCCAAATTGAACTCA encodes:
- a CDS encoding putative hydro-lyase, which produces MTPAMFRQACRQGLYREQSSGQCLGYTQANLVILPESEAYDFLLFVQRNRKACPILEVTDVGSRKLSVFATDIDIARDCPQYRVYRNGQLVDSPYEVSSIWQSDFVTFLIGCSFSFESALLENGIEMRHITLKKNVPMYTTNIKTTPAGRFHGNVVVSMRPIPANQIAQAIAITERLPQVHGMPIQVGQPESLGITDLSKPDFGDSVPIYNGEIPVFWACGVTPQAVVMQSKLPLVITHAPGHMLMTDILDTELTKVLGE